The Flavobacterium faecale genome has a segment encoding these proteins:
- a CDS encoding glycosyltransferase family 10 domain-containing protein: MQWKDFTFTEEDVVECDYLVILDYPKNNISIKVNPNNIISVCLEPPNEVSKYRQYGNKKATVIINQLDISNNNILSHGALPWHIDKDYDFLTAVKQQDLFKENKIVWITSNQQSSIGHRDRMCFLEQIKPLPFVELYGRGINPIDDKWEVLSKSKYAIAYENFQNEYYWTEKIMDCFLSHTMPIYFGCKNMGEFFPKNSFIQMDPKDKHIELFLKEIVKSKRWEENKEAINEARNLVLNKYQLFPFLHHQISVLVGENDNRLMNAKENITIKGKDAYFDNYPFSVAIEKEFYKLKSRIVLKIRSKFSPTNQSSL, from the coding sequence ATGCAATGGAAAGATTTTACCTTTACTGAAGAAGATGTAGTCGAATGTGATTATTTAGTTATTTTAGATTATCCAAAAAATAACATTTCGATAAAAGTCAATCCAAATAATATTATAAGTGTGTGTTTGGAGCCACCCAATGAAGTTTCAAAATACCGTCAATATGGCAATAAAAAGGCTACTGTTATTATAAACCAATTAGATATAAGCAATAACAATATTTTATCTCATGGTGCTTTACCGTGGCATATAGATAAAGATTATGATTTTTTGACTGCTGTAAAGCAGCAGGATTTATTCAAGGAGAATAAGATTGTTTGGATAACTAGTAACCAACAATCTTCAATAGGGCATAGAGATAGAATGTGTTTTTTGGAACAGATAAAACCTTTACCATTTGTAGAATTGTATGGAAGGGGTATTAATCCTATTGATGATAAATGGGAAGTGCTAAGTAAGTCCAAATATGCAATTGCCTACGAGAATTTTCAAAACGAGTATTATTGGACTGAGAAAATTATGGATTGTTTTCTAAGTCATACCATGCCAATTTATTTTGGTTGCAAAAATATGGGGGAGTTTTTCCCTAAGAATTCGTTTATTCAAATGGATCCCAAAGACAAGCATATAGAATTGTTTTTGAAAGAAATAGTAAAATCCAAAAGATGGGAAGAAAATAAAGAAGCTATTAATGAAGCAAGAAACTTAGTTTTAAATAAATACCAGCTTTTTCCTTTTTTACACCATCAAATTAGTGTTTTGGTAGGAGAAAATGATAACAGACTTATGAATGCCAAAGAAAATATTACTATTAAAGGTAAAGATGCCTATTTTGATAATTATCCTTTTTCAGTCGCAATTGAAAAAGAGTTTTATAAATTGAAAAGTAGGATCGTCCTTAAAATTAGGTCTAAATTTTCCCCAACAAATCAATCTAGTTTATGA
- a CDS encoding glycosyltransferase, whose product MKILLVSISNHHFFQWANQLKDCGHEVYWFDVMDGGPRSEKIQWVNQIKGWKMRWDFPLRQTIKAISPKCYRFIQNLNERNTVTVFEKIIKTIQPDLVHCFEMNLSGLPILSVMQNHKKIKFTYSSWGSDMYYFKEHGVTVVKVQKFLQRVDYLITDCHRDYRIAVANGYTNKFLGVYPGNGGIDYTTDNIQPIANRKFILIKGYESFGCKASKIVDALQLLPIASFENFEIIIYSADAAIIEKVNSAPFFKKCKHQIIARTTFVDNKKMLKMMGMASIHVSNNISDGMPNTLLESVGMGAFPVQSNPGNASAEVITHGINGYLITDPLDENEIATWIEKAISNVNLRTQAQEINIKLAQRNYTRAILKTKISQLYQEIFL is encoded by the coding sequence ATGAAAATTCTTCTAGTCTCAATATCAAACCATCATTTTTTTCAATGGGCCAATCAGCTAAAAGATTGTGGTCATGAAGTCTATTGGTTTGATGTTATGGATGGAGGGCCCAGATCAGAAAAAATTCAATGGGTGAACCAAATCAAAGGTTGGAAGATGCGATGGGATTTTCCGTTGAGGCAAACCATAAAAGCGATATCTCCAAAATGCTACCGTTTTATTCAGAATTTGAATGAACGAAATACAGTAACCGTTTTTGAAAAAATAATCAAAACGATACAACCCGATTTAGTGCATTGTTTTGAAATGAATTTGTCGGGTTTGCCTATTTTATCTGTAATGCAGAATCATAAAAAGATAAAATTTACCTATTCTTCATGGGGTAGCGATATGTATTATTTTAAAGAACATGGTGTCACTGTTGTTAAAGTACAGAAATTTTTACAAAGAGTCGATTATTTAATTACAGATTGCCATCGCGATTATCGCATTGCGGTTGCTAATGGCTATACCAATAAGTTTCTAGGGGTTTACCCCGGAAATGGAGGAATTGATTATACAACCGATAATATACAACCAATTGCCAATCGTAAATTTATTTTAATAAAAGGGTACGAAAGTTTTGGTTGTAAAGCTTCCAAAATAGTTGACGCATTGCAATTGTTGCCAATAGCTTCATTTGAAAATTTTGAAATTATTATATACAGCGCTGATGCTGCAATTATAGAAAAAGTTAATTCAGCGCCGTTTTTCAAAAAATGTAAACATCAAATAATTGCAAGAACTACTTTTGTGGACAATAAAAAAATGCTGAAAATGATGGGAATGGCAAGTATTCATGTTTCGAATAATATTTCAGACGGTATGCCCAATACGCTGTTGGAAAGTGTGGGTATGGGAGCGTTTCCTGTTCAGTCAAACCCAGGGAACGCATCAGCTGAAGTGATTACTCATGGTATAAATGGTTATTTGATAACTGATCCTTTAGACGAAAATGAAATAGCTACTTGGATTGAAAAAGCAATTTCTAATGTCAACTTAAGAACTCAAGCCCAAGAAATAAATATAAAACTAGCGCAGCGCAATTATACCCGTGCTATTTTGAAAACTAAGATTAGCCAACTCTATCAAGAAATTTTTTTATAA
- a CDS encoding glycosyltransferase family 2 protein → MNFTVSVIIPAYNVETFIATAVQSAVIQPEVTEVIVVDDGSTDSTKIIVTELQQGNPKIKIFQHEGGKNKGRSATRNLGIAKAQSNYIAFLDADDYYVANRFTHDKKVFAKNLDCDGVYNAVGFHFYRDANANELKKLKLSTISKILDPKDFFEAIVASKYGYLHLNGIVVKKTVFDVIGVLNESLVVAEDSEIIFKMALKCQMYPSVLDEPVAKRGIHDANIFTAEALYKIYNIKLYEELLYWSYRNAISVKNKDLLLKWLWFFKFRDGRSLLNHIGYWGRLGYKSPQFFLSSLGIKYFPIVRLRKNIFSFLYSNKTT, encoded by the coding sequence ATGAATTTTACTGTTTCGGTCATAATTCCAGCATACAATGTAGAAACTTTTATAGCTACAGCAGTACAATCGGCCGTTATACAGCCAGAAGTTACTGAGGTAATTGTTGTTGATGACGGAAGTACAGATTCGACCAAAATAATTGTGACTGAACTGCAGCAAGGAAATCCGAAAATAAAGATTTTTCAACATGAAGGAGGAAAAAATAAAGGACGCTCTGCAACAAGAAACCTTGGCATTGCTAAGGCGCAATCCAATTATATTGCTTTTTTAGATGCAGACGATTATTATGTTGCGAATAGATTTACACACGATAAAAAGGTTTTTGCCAAAAATTTAGATTGTGATGGTGTTTACAATGCGGTAGGTTTTCACTTTTATAGAGATGCTAATGCAAATGAGTTAAAAAAGCTAAAGTTAAGTACGATTTCTAAAATTCTTGACCCCAAAGATTTTTTTGAAGCAATTGTAGCCAGCAAATATGGCTATTTACATTTAAACGGCATCGTTGTAAAAAAGACAGTTTTTGACGTTATTGGAGTATTGAATGAGAGTCTAGTCGTGGCTGAAGATTCGGAAATAATATTTAAAATGGCTTTGAAGTGCCAAATGTATCCTAGTGTACTTGATGAACCCGTCGCGAAACGAGGGATACATGATGCAAACATTTTTACCGCGGAAGCATTGTATAAAATTTACAATATCAAATTGTATGAAGAATTACTTTATTGGAGTTATCGCAATGCAATCTCAGTGAAAAATAAAGATCTTTTATTGAAGTGGTTATGGTTTTTTAAGTTTAGAGATGGTAGATCATTGCTAAATCACATCGGTTATTGGGGAAGATTGGGTTATAAATCCCCTCAATTTTTTCTATCAAGCTTGGGAATAAAGTATTTTCCAATAGTAAGATTAAGAAAAAATATTTTCTCATTTTTGTACTCTAACAAAACAACATAA
- a CDS encoding MBOAT family O-acyltransferase, which translates to MLFNSISFAFFLPIVFLLYWFVLGKSYKAQNAFLLLASYYFYSCWDIRFLALLLFSTGLDYFSALQIQESKSESSRKFWFWASIGINISFLGIFKYYNFFASSFQESLVLFGIQIDLYLLQIILPVGISFYTFHGLSYIIDVYKKKIIPEKDPLAYALFVSYFPLLVAGPIERATHLLPQLKRKRKFDYQQAVDGLYQILWGLLKKIVIADNCAKYANQIFDNAADFSGSTLVMGAIFFAFQIYGDFSGYSDIALGTSKLLGIELLQNFSFPYFSRDIAEFWRRWHISLSSWFKDYVYIPLGGSKGSKLNKIRNVFVIFLLSGFWHGANWTFIAWGFLHALYFIPLLLTNKNRSNIEIVANETFFPSIKELFQIGLTFSLTTLAWIFFRAPTIGGAIAYIKGICNLSLFTFPSVRPTYLIILIILFIIIEWMGRRSTFALGSFNQIGNRYFRWTFLLFLLILIFIFNSPIEQQFIYFQF; encoded by the coding sequence ATGCTTTTTAACTCCATTTCGTTTGCCTTTTTTCTGCCTATCGTATTCTTGTTATACTGGTTTGTTTTAGGGAAATCATATAAGGCTCAAAATGCTTTTTTATTACTAGCTAGTTATTATTTTTATTCCTGCTGGGATATTCGGTTCTTGGCTTTGCTATTGTTCTCTACAGGTTTGGATTATTTTTCGGCCTTACAAATTCAAGAATCAAAGTCTGAATCTTCACGTAAGTTTTGGTTTTGGGCCAGTATAGGTATCAATATTTCTTTTTTAGGGATATTTAAGTATTATAACTTTTTCGCCAGTTCATTTCAAGAAAGCTTGGTATTATTTGGTATTCAGATCGATTTGTATCTCTTGCAAATAATTCTACCAGTCGGTATTTCATTTTACACCTTTCACGGCTTGTCGTACATAATTGATGTGTATAAAAAAAAAATTATTCCAGAAAAAGATCCTTTGGCTTATGCCCTTTTTGTATCTTATTTTCCCTTGTTGGTTGCTGGACCTATTGAGAGAGCCACACATTTATTACCACAATTAAAGAGGAAGCGAAAATTTGATTACCAACAAGCAGTAGATGGTTTGTATCAAATTCTGTGGGGTTTACTCAAGAAAATAGTAATTGCAGATAACTGTGCGAAATATGCAAATCAGATTTTTGACAATGCGGCAGATTTTTCTGGTTCCACATTGGTCATGGGAGCTATTTTTTTTGCATTTCAGATTTACGGGGATTTCAGTGGGTATTCCGATATCGCATTAGGGACGTCTAAACTGCTTGGGATTGAATTGCTTCAAAATTTTTCATTCCCTTATTTTTCCAGAGATATTGCCGAGTTTTGGCGTCGTTGGCACATTTCACTTTCATCGTGGTTCAAGGATTATGTGTACATTCCTTTGGGTGGAAGTAAAGGTTCCAAATTAAATAAAATACGGAATGTTTTTGTGATTTTCCTGCTTAGTGGGTTTTGGCACGGTGCCAATTGGACCTTTATTGCTTGGGGATTTCTTCATGCGTTGTATTTTATTCCGTTATTACTAACCAATAAAAACCGTTCGAATATCGAAATTGTTGCCAATGAAACTTTCTTTCCATCCATCAAAGAATTATTTCAAATCGGACTTACTTTTTCACTAACCACCTTGGCATGGATATTTTTTAGAGCTCCAACGATTGGAGGAGCCATAGCCTACATTAAAGGAATTTGCAATCTATCACTTTTTACGTTTCCAAGTGTACGACCAACCTATTTGATTATATTAATCATCCTTTTTATTATAATCGAATGGATGGGCAGAAGATCAACATTTGCATTAGGTAGTTTCAACCAAATAGGAAACCGATATTTTCGCTGGACATTTCTATTGTTTTTATTGATACTCATTTTTATTTTTAATAGTCCAATAGAACAACAATTTATCTATTTTCAATTTTAG
- a CDS encoding acyltransferase family protein: protein MSENAKYSWVNALRGYAILLVILIHSAQSFSVFDYILKVSNSGYLGVQLFFILSSFTLFNSYSRRNSEDGKFVKSKFFIRRLFRIAPYYYTAMLIYILYRVLIKNESVNIKNIVANATFINGVYLPAMIGNVPPGGWSIGVEMLFYLFIPLLFRYINSLKEAMFFLVLTLILSFLINEFYFEFTVSVVNSIWENTNTYLFYFWLPNQFPIFALGIVLYFINKEVLFSFKMGQVFLILSLGAFFILPFVEDINQYSFNIIKKEYVYSIVFLFFAIGVYTTKNKYLNNSFIQKIGIVSFSMYLNHFLLLIILGYLYSGSIKFFVEYMHFSELLFRNNIVFLITYVIVVFLSYFVSQFTYEKVELKGINLGKQFISKFVNEKDSLCFSYPIKEEEK, encoded by the coding sequence ATGAGTGAAAATGCTAAATATAGTTGGGTAAATGCATTACGGGGTTATGCAATTTTATTAGTTATTTTAATACATTCCGCACAATCATTTTCCGTTTTTGATTATATACTTAAAGTAAGTAATTCTGGTTATTTAGGAGTTCAGCTTTTTTTTATTCTAAGCAGTTTTACTTTGTTTAATTCGTATTCAAGAAGAAATTCTGAAGATGGTAAATTTGTGAAGAGTAAGTTTTTTATTCGAAGACTTTTCAGAATAGCTCCCTATTATTATACGGCTATGTTAATTTATATTCTGTATCGTGTTTTAATTAAAAATGAATCAGTTAATATTAAAAATATTGTAGCAAATGCTACTTTTATAAATGGAGTTTACTTGCCCGCTATGATTGGAAATGTACCGCCAGGAGGTTGGTCTATTGGTGTAGAAATGCTCTTTTATTTATTTATTCCGCTTTTGTTCAGGTATATAAATTCTTTAAAGGAAGCTATGTTTTTTCTAGTATTAACCTTAATTTTATCATTTTTGATAAATGAATTCTATTTTGAATTTACTGTTTCAGTCGTAAATTCTATTTGGGAAAATACGAATACTTATCTTTTTTATTTTTGGTTACCTAATCAATTTCCAATATTTGCTTTAGGCATAGTTTTGTATTTTATTAATAAAGAGGTTTTATTTTCATTCAAAATGGGGCAAGTTTTTTTAATACTATCATTGGGGGCGTTTTTCATATTACCTTTTGTTGAGGATATCAATCAATATTCGTTTAATATTATTAAAAAAGAATATGTTTATAGTATCGTTTTTTTATTTTTTGCTATTGGGGTATACACTACGAAAAACAAATATTTAAATAACAGTTTTATTCAAAAAATTGGTATTGTAAGTTTTAGTATGTATCTCAATCATTTTTTACTATTAATCATTCTGGGATATTTATATAGTGGCAGTATTAAATTTTTTGTCGAATATATGCATTTTTCAGAATTATTATTTAGAAATAATATAGTGTTTTTGATAACCTATGTGATTGTTGTGTTCTTGTCTTATTTTGTTTCTCAATTTACTTATGAAAAGGTAGAGTTAAAAGGAATTAATCTAGGGAAACAATTTATATCGAAGTTTGTCAATGAAAAAGATAGTTTGTGTTTTTCATATCCGATTAAAGAAGAAGAAAAATAA
- a CDS encoding glycosyltransferase family 2 protein: protein MISVVIRNKNQAPALSFLLKVLTERYSSSINEIIVIDNCSVDDSEKVAKNFGARWVTIKEFSYGASANLAAQEAVGPVVVIFSAHSYPVSHDFFGLIQQKFDSNPNLAGLRCLHSSNDYRNYSNGITAKMDPNKSGLIFSGSAFNKKVWEQHPFRNDVATFEDKEWSKRVLEKGYDIEFVPSIFHYEITRTAKQNFFRYKNDVVGNYQLWHHDVSFGQAVRGFFGSTFTSLNNFVIELCYHLKRFLFLIKFINNKPEKF, encoded by the coding sequence ATGATCTCAGTCGTTATTCGAAATAAAAATCAAGCACCTGCACTATCTTTTTTATTAAAGGTACTTACGGAACGGTACAGTTCATCAATCAATGAAATTATTGTGATTGATAATTGCTCTGTAGACGACAGTGAAAAAGTCGCCAAGAATTTTGGTGCTCGATGGGTTACGATAAAAGAGTTTAGTTATGGTGCTAGCGCCAATCTAGCGGCTCAAGAGGCAGTTGGTCCTGTAGTGGTGATTTTTAGTGCTCATTCCTACCCCGTGAGTCATGATTTTTTTGGTTTAATTCAACAAAAGTTTGATTCTAATCCCAATTTGGCAGGTTTACGTTGTTTGCACAGCAGTAATGATTATCGAAATTACAGCAATGGCATAACTGCCAAAATGGATCCCAACAAATCGGGATTGATATTTTCGGGCTCTGCATTCAATAAAAAAGTTTGGGAACAACATCCTTTTCGAAATGATGTTGCTACTTTCGAGGACAAAGAATGGAGTAAAAGAGTTTTGGAGAAGGGATATGATATCGAATTTGTTCCATCTATTTTTCATTATGAAATTACACGAACAGCCAAACAAAACTTCTTTCGATATAAAAATGATGTGGTTGGCAATTACCAACTGTGGCATCATGATGTGAGTTTCGGGCAAGCAGTTAGAGGTTTTTTTGGTAGTACATTTACTTCTCTTAATAATTTTGTAATTGAACTCTGCTACCACCTCAAAAGGTTTTTGTTTCTAATAAAATTCATCAATAATAAGCCAGAGAAGTTTTGA
- a CDS encoding glycosyltransferase family 4 protein, translating to MKLNVLIFGFFGQFGGREIEVRNLIVALSEKYNVRVISMGHMSNDSVAIKNLNCVSTSIFKELYRSSLGLRITSFFSKMHNSSKLPTYFFIENTISKKLFSFYDKKSFLLESEIKKTDIVLYCGVLESTFLGDMIEYCNETRKPIILRTTGTVATINNKIGKLLPKVVSVIAHSKSNTRALLNFTNNNIDIVDQTTLVENKLLHISILKKEKLTFGYLGRFSREKGIVELLRIFSKLDAKLFIAGSGPLLEEVENEMTYNCSFLGEIEPENLAAFFSEIDVLIIPSHEEAGPLVGIEAMAAGKIIFSTKVGAMEERLKGTKNNFWFDISSESSFLALVARLHNMNSDEIVAIQQANRKRYLEKYSIENISNQYLEIFEKAKDSNS from the coding sequence ATGAAATTAAATGTTTTAATTTTTGGATTTTTTGGACAGTTTGGAGGAAGAGAAATAGAAGTTAGAAACCTTATTGTAGCATTATCTGAAAAATACAATGTTAGAGTAATTTCCATGGGACACATGTCAAATGATTCAGTGGCAATTAAGAATTTGAATTGTGTTTCTACCTCTATTTTTAAAGAGTTGTACCGTTCTAGTTTGGGTTTAAGAATAACAAGTTTTTTTAGCAAAATGCACAATTCTTCAAAATTGCCCACCTATTTTTTTATCGAAAACACTATTAGTAAAAAGTTATTCTCTTTTTATGATAAGAAATCATTTCTTTTAGAAAGTGAAATAAAAAAAACGGATATTGTTCTTTATTGTGGGGTTTTAGAATCTACCTTTTTGGGAGATATGATCGAATATTGTAATGAAACTAGGAAACCGATTATTTTGAGAACAACTGGTACGGTTGCCACGATAAATAATAAAATTGGTAAGCTTTTGCCTAAAGTTGTTTCTGTTATAGCTCATTCCAAAAGCAATACTAGAGCGCTGCTCAATTTTACAAACAATAATATTGATATTGTTGATCAAACTACCCTAGTTGAAAATAAGCTTTTACATATTTCCATACTCAAAAAAGAAAAATTGACTTTTGGTTATTTGGGAAGATTTTCACGGGAAAAAGGGATTGTAGAATTGTTAAGGATATTTAGTAAACTAGATGCTAAACTTTTTATCGCAGGTTCGGGACCTTTATTAGAAGAAGTCGAAAATGAGATGACTTATAATTGTAGTTTTTTAGGTGAAATCGAACCTGAAAACTTAGCTGCTTTCTTTAGTGAAATAGATGTTTTAATTATTCCGTCGCATGAAGAAGCAGGACCTTTAGTCGGCATTGAAGCGATGGCGGCAGGAAAAATAATTTTTTCGACAAAAGTAGGGGCAATGGAAGAAAGGTTAAAAGGCACAAAGAATAATTTTTGGTTTGATATTAGTTCTGAAAGTAGTTTTTTAGCATTAGTAGCGCGTCTTCATAATATGAATTCTGATGAGATTGTAGCGATTCAACAAGCTAATAGAAAGCGGTATTTAGAAAAGTATTCGATAGAAAATATTTCGAATCAATATTTGGAGATTTTTGAAAAAGCAAAAGATAGCAATTCATGA
- a CDS encoding glycosyltransferase family 2 protein, with amino-acid sequence MSKLSIITINFNNRVGLQKTLQSVFEQSWQDFEHIIIDGGSTDGSVALMRENQDKFSYSVSEPDRGVYNAMNKGIAAAKGEYLLFLNSGDHFYSNNVLKKNHQHLANEDIIYFELEVIGQKKKFIKQYPDKLSFAYFLKDSLPHPATFIKAKTLKNYGSYDEELRVIADWKFFIDSICKNNVSYRKVNNTLSTFYLDGMSSKPAKRNLIVMERNTILESEYPAFVKDIEDIVHHRDSIQSLKNSRIIQLLIRFGFLNKF; translated from the coding sequence ATGTCAAAACTTTCCATCATAACAATCAATTTCAACAATCGTGTTGGCTTGCAAAAAACACTACAAAGTGTCTTTGAGCAAAGTTGGCAAGATTTTGAGCACATCATAATTGATGGAGGATCAACAGATGGTAGTGTAGCGTTGATGCGAGAAAATCAAGATAAATTTTCGTATTCGGTTAGCGAACCAGATCGTGGCGTGTACAACGCTATGAACAAAGGGATCGCTGCTGCAAAGGGAGAATATTTACTATTTTTAAATAGTGGCGACCATTTTTATAGTAATAATGTGTTGAAGAAAAATCATCAACATCTAGCAAATGAGGATATTATTTATTTTGAATTAGAAGTTATTGGGCAAAAAAAGAAGTTTATTAAACAGTATCCCGATAAATTGTCATTTGCCTATTTTTTAAAAGATTCATTACCACATCCAGCCACTTTTATTAAAGCAAAAACTTTAAAAAACTACGGCAGTTATGATGAAGAACTGAGGGTAATTGCAGATTGGAAATTTTTCATCGACAGCATCTGTAAAAATAATGTGAGTTATAGGAAAGTAAACAATACCTTGTCTACTTTTTATCTGGATGGAATGAGCTCAAAGCCAGCGAAGCGGAATTTGATCGTTATGGAGAGAAATACTATTTTAGAATCAGAATATCCAGCTTTTGTAAAAGATATAGAGGATATCGTGCACCACCGTGATAGTATACAGAGTCTCAAAAACTCAAGAATAATACAACTTTTGATACGATTTGGTTTTTTAAATAAATTTTAA
- a CDS encoding glycosyltransferase family 2 protein, giving the protein MEVSILIVTKNRPKELAFTLHNLLGIVDLSLHEVLVFIDGCIQTMAIQKDFPWVRWESVVTSVGASPARSILYKNGNGIVFIGLDDDAHPLTPDFISKVHQVFNNDKKIGIVAFQEIKGIFASDEIAIENADHKSEEYYTNDFIGCGFAIKKEVYLLTNGFPVWIDIYGEEACVAIEVLDLGYQIKYVGSIMVNHRVDRLGRIKGGKFYFRFEKQLKNTIYYYLVYLPNPSYKIARLLFHNFKKYGFKDLKYFQLFLKSFFTAVFSFRYILRFRKPVQKSSLEKANKLKGLKY; this is encoded by the coding sequence ATGGAAGTTTCAATCCTCATTGTTACGAAAAACAGACCCAAAGAGCTTGCCTTTACATTGCATAATTTATTAGGTATAGTAGATTTAAGTCTTCATGAAGTTTTGGTTTTTATTGATGGTTGTATTCAAACAATGGCGATCCAAAAAGATTTTCCTTGGGTTCGTTGGGAATCTGTAGTCACAAGCGTTGGTGCTTCACCAGCACGAAGTATTTTATACAAAAATGGAAATGGAATCGTTTTTATAGGTTTGGATGACGATGCACATCCCTTAACTCCTGATTTTATATCGAAAGTACACCAAGTTTTTAACAACGATAAAAAGATTGGTATTGTAGCCTTTCAAGAAATAAAAGGAATTTTTGCCTCAGATGAGATTGCAATAGAAAATGCTGATCATAAAAGTGAAGAATATTATACAAATGATTTTATAGGTTGTGGTTTTGCTATCAAGAAAGAGGTGTATTTGCTGACCAATGGATTCCCAGTTTGGATAGATATTTATGGCGAAGAAGCTTGTGTTGCTATTGAAGTTTTGGATTTAGGTTACCAAATTAAATATGTTGGTTCAATAATGGTCAACCATCGTGTTGATAGATTAGGACGTATTAAAGGCGGTAAATTTTATTTTAGATTCGAAAAACAATTAAAAAATACTATTTATTATTATCTAGTATATTTGCCAAATCCATCCTATAAAATTGCGAGACTATTATTTCATAATTTTAAAAAATATGGTTTTAAAGATTTAAAGTATTTTCAACTGTTTTTGAAATCTTTTTTTACTGCCGTTTTTTCATTTCGGTATATACTGCGCTTTCGAAAACCAGTGCAAAAGTCTTCTTTAGAAAAAGCGAATAAACTAAAAGGGTTGAAGTATTAA
- a CDS encoding glycosyltransferase family 2 protein — MQTPLISIIVPCYKQAHFLNEALQSVINQTYSSWECIIVNDGSPDDTEEVAVRWLEKDERFVYVHKKNGGLSSARNAGIKKSRGVYILPLDADDLLAATYLEKQVAVLERNTSLGIVTSYSNFFYKEKNNIIYQLKPIGDNVISLLFVNQLVATSLYRKECWTAVSGYDETMKKGFEDWDFWISITKLGWTYSITREFLFYYRKAQQSMLANTIEHHSDEVKRYIFTKHKELYIQNFDNCMEVLFFEMEVQRKGHNKFKNSLEYKIGKLILKPYRWVSQFFSSPKKEL, encoded by the coding sequence ATGCAGACTCCTTTAATTTCGATTATAGTCCCTTGTTACAAACAAGCTCATTTTCTTAACGAAGCTCTACAATCGGTTATAAATCAAACGTACAGCAGTTGGGAATGCATCATTGTGAATGATGGCAGCCCCGACGATACTGAGGAAGTTGCAGTAAGATGGTTAGAAAAAGACGAACGTTTTGTGTATGTACACAAAAAAAACGGAGGTTTATCTAGTGCTCGGAACGCTGGAATAAAAAAATCTAGAGGTGTTTATATATTACCCTTGGATGCTGACGATTTGCTTGCGGCAACTTATTTAGAAAAACAAGTCGCCGTTTTAGAGCGCAATACGTCTTTGGGGATTGTAACGTCTTACAGCAATTTTTTTTATAAAGAAAAAAACAATATTATCTACCAGTTAAAGCCAATTGGAGATAATGTAATTTCATTGTTGTTTGTCAATCAATTGGTAGCGACTTCGTTATACAGGAAGGAATGTTGGACTGCTGTATCTGGTTATGATGAAACAATGAAAAAAGGATTTGAAGATTGGGATTTTTGGATCAGCATTACCAAACTTGGGTGGACTTACAGTATCACAAGAGAATTTTTGTTTTACTACCGCAAAGCCCAACAGTCCATGCTGGCAAACACAATCGAACATCATTCAGACGAAGTAAAACGGTATATTTTTACGAAGCACAAAGAATTGTATATTCAGAATTTCGATAATTGCATGGAGGTACTCTTTTTTGAAATGGAGGTACAACGCAAAGGTCACAACAAATTTAAAAATTCACTTGAATATAAAATTGGTAAACTAATTTTAAAGCCTTATCGTTGGGTTTCTCAATTTTTTTCAAGTCCCAAAAAAGAGCTATGA